A section of the Kribbella voronezhensis genome encodes:
- a CDS encoding proteasome assembly chaperone family protein has translation MLRPDDLYEIVDESVATGPAASPKVLVHSLDGFMDAGQAGRVTADHLLEVLDNRLLARFDVDLLHDYRARRPEVTFAEDRFIDYTPPQLSLHLMTDDAGVEFLLLEGVEPDNHWNRFAGAVRQLIERYNVTLTVGVHGIPMGVPHTRPLGLTSHATRPELVTRSNIWDGEMRLPASAATMLQVRLGEAGKDAMGFAVHVPHYLAENRFPGAALALVHAVSAATGLLLPSKALLDEAAVTGRMVDEQVEASEEAAAVVNALETQYDAAAGSISRGSLLAGATPSAEELGAEVEQFLAELNRDDGN, from the coding sequence ATGCTGCGACCGGACGACCTCTACGAGATCGTCGACGAGTCGGTGGCGACCGGCCCGGCGGCCTCGCCGAAGGTGCTGGTGCACTCGCTGGACGGATTCATGGATGCCGGGCAGGCAGGGCGGGTCACCGCCGACCACCTGCTCGAAGTACTGGACAACCGCCTGCTGGCGCGGTTCGACGTCGATCTGCTGCACGACTACCGCGCGCGTCGCCCCGAGGTGACGTTCGCCGAGGACCGCTTCATCGACTACACCCCGCCGCAGCTGTCGCTGCACCTGATGACGGACGACGCCGGGGTCGAGTTCCTCTTGCTGGAGGGTGTCGAGCCCGACAACCACTGGAACCGGTTCGCCGGCGCCGTGCGGCAGCTGATCGAGCGATACAACGTGACGCTGACCGTCGGCGTGCACGGCATCCCGATGGGTGTGCCGCACACCCGGCCGCTCGGCCTGACCTCGCACGCGACCCGGCCGGAGTTGGTGACGCGTTCGAACATCTGGGACGGCGAGATGCGCCTCCCGGCGAGCGCGGCGACCATGCTGCAGGTCCGGCTCGGCGAAGCCGGCAAGGACGCCATGGGCTTCGCGGTGCACGTGCCGCACTACCTTGCGGAGAACCGCTTCCCGGGTGCGGCCCTGGCCCTGGTCCACGCCGTCTCGGCCGCGACCGGCCTGCTGCTTCCCAGCAAGGCCCTTCTCGACGAGGCGGCTGTCACCGGCCGGATGGTCGACGAGCAGGTGGAAGCCTCCGAGGAGGCAGCCGCTGTGGTCAACGCGCTGGAAACCCAGTACGACGCCGCCGCCGGCTCCATCAGCCGCGGCAGTCTCCTGGCCGGCGCGACCCCCTCCGCCGAGGAGCTGGGCGCCGAGGTCGAGCAGTTTCTGGCCGAACTGAACCGCGACGACGGCAACTGA
- a CDS encoding DUF2207 domain-containing protein, producing MRRGFFTAVSAAFAGLVLAGFASAAPAAAAPAGQADIGDVVTSMKIGYTVKSDGVLHVDETIAYHFGSTGRHGIFRNLITREKYRGDESKDQKYEISNIAVTSPSGASDEFTTKTTKSNGQRDQSIQIKIGSADETISGTEATYVISYDVRGALRHFKDHSELYWDATGTGWEAVLRSVTVTVNVPQGVQQVDCFVGPPGSTENCPQKSVVGGNAVFGAANLDRHEQLTIVAGIKPGVVSNDTPIVVDPPSWLDRLGLTLPGVIGSGAVTVGAIVAAVVYTKKGNRDQRFAGMPPGTFPPSGMNAQPVKDDLEEDQIPVAFSPPRIPVAEGGLLIDAKATTTETAATLIDLAVRGGIRIDNTGNEQKAVLLNPAVATLPHEQVLLQGLFPSLQPGAEITLERRPVGDTSMRQAHDAMIAALREQIKQRQWYLRMPRAGGGSAVSGGARVACFGILATWIFGAGIGGTAIGAATGGLGRALSVAIPVLAVIVAIGIWIGKRGQGQRNPAGRAVTDQLIGFRTYLATAEADQLKFEEGEDIFSKYLPWAIAFELADRWQRVCAQLVAAGRIPPDPYWYVGPSYYNSGFAAGSISQTVASTFDPPPAPAGSGGGGGSSSGFSGGSSGGGGGGGGGGSW from the coding sequence ATGCGTAGGGGATTCTTCACCGCCGTCTCGGCGGCATTCGCCGGTCTCGTCCTGGCCGGCTTCGCGAGCGCCGCGCCGGCAGCGGCGGCGCCGGCCGGCCAGGCCGACATCGGCGACGTCGTGACCAGCATGAAAATCGGCTACACGGTGAAGTCGGACGGCGTGCTGCACGTCGACGAGACGATCGCCTACCACTTCGGCAGCACCGGCCGGCACGGCATCTTCCGGAACCTGATCACCCGAGAGAAGTACCGCGGCGACGAATCGAAGGACCAGAAGTACGAGATCTCGAACATTGCCGTCACCAGCCCGAGCGGCGCGAGCGACGAGTTCACGACGAAGACCACCAAGTCGAACGGGCAGCGCGACCAGAGCATCCAGATCAAGATCGGCTCGGCCGACGAAACGATCTCCGGTACCGAGGCGACCTACGTCATCTCGTACGACGTCCGCGGGGCGCTCCGGCACTTCAAGGACCACAGCGAGCTCTACTGGGACGCGACGGGCACCGGCTGGGAAGCAGTCCTCCGCAGCGTCACCGTGACCGTGAACGTCCCACAAGGAGTCCAGCAGGTCGACTGCTTCGTCGGTCCACCCGGGTCCACCGAGAACTGCCCGCAGAAGTCGGTCGTGGGCGGGAACGCAGTCTTCGGCGCAGCCAACCTGGACCGGCACGAGCAGTTGACCATCGTCGCCGGGATCAAGCCGGGCGTCGTCAGCAACGACACCCCGATCGTGGTCGACCCGCCGAGTTGGCTCGACCGCCTGGGACTCACGCTGCCCGGCGTGATCGGATCCGGCGCAGTCACCGTCGGTGCGATCGTGGCCGCCGTTGTCTACACGAAGAAGGGGAACCGCGACCAACGCTTCGCCGGGATGCCGCCGGGCACGTTCCCGCCGAGCGGCATGAACGCTCAGCCGGTGAAGGACGACCTCGAGGAGGACCAGATCCCGGTTGCGTTCTCGCCGCCGAGGATCCCGGTCGCCGAGGGTGGCCTGCTGATCGACGCGAAGGCGACCACGACCGAGACCGCGGCGACGCTGATCGATCTCGCGGTCCGCGGCGGCATCCGGATCGACAACACCGGCAACGAGCAGAAGGCGGTGCTGCTGAATCCGGCGGTCGCCACGCTGCCGCACGAGCAGGTGCTGCTCCAGGGACTGTTCCCCTCGCTGCAGCCGGGCGCCGAGATCACCCTCGAACGCCGGCCGGTCGGCGACACCTCCATGCGGCAGGCCCACGACGCGATGATCGCGGCGCTGCGTGAGCAGATCAAGCAACGCCAGTGGTACCTGCGGATGCCGCGGGCCGGCGGTGGTTCCGCTGTCAGCGGCGGCGCCCGGGTCGCCTGTTTCGGCATCCTCGCCACCTGGATCTTCGGTGCGGGCATCGGCGGTACGGCGATCGGTGCCGCGACGGGTGGGCTCGGCCGGGCCCTGAGCGTCGCGATCCCGGTGCTCGCGGTGATCGTTGCCATCGGCATCTGGATCGGCAAACGCGGCCAGGGACAGCGGAACCCGGCCGGTCGCGCGGTCACCGATCAGCTGATCGGATTCCGGACCTATCTCGCGACGGCGGAGGCGGACCAGCTGAAGTTCGAAGAGGGCGAGGACATCTTCAGCAAGTACCTGCCCTGGGCGATCGCCTTCGAACTCGCCGATCGCTGGCAGCGGGTCTGTGCGCAACTGGTCGCCGCCGGGCGGATCCCGCCCGACCCCTACTGGTACGTCGGTCCTTCGTACTACAACTCAGGTTTCGCGGCCGGAAGCATCAGCCAGACCGTCGCCAGCACCTTCGACCCGCCGCCGGCCCCGGCCGGAAGTGGTGGGGGCGGTGGCAGTTCCTCCGGCTTCAGCGGCGGCTCCTCCGGCGGCGGTGGCGGTGGCGGAGGCGGCGGCTCCTGGTAG
- a CDS encoding DUF2264 domain-containing protein, whose product MTRLVLPATDRVLSRQTGWVRAHWEALADHLLDSLVPYTSPGAARLVIPGRPSRSGTDSDELEGFARSFMLAAFRIAGVRGKGCEKLIERYARGVANGANPDHPEAWLRLTPRSQQMVEAAAIAVALHESREWIWDRLDTRAQEHVAEWLGGFIGSTTHDNNWRLFQVVSEQFLASVGAPYSKEDIEGGLDRIEDWYVGDGWYSDGDGQNFDNYIGWAMHLYPGLWTRMAAATPGTEYDDRLKVYRDRLQLFLDDAVHLVGNDGAPIYQGRSLTYRMAAATPYWMGQLLDASPLSPGQTRRLCSGIARHFVQHGVPDERGLLTLGWYDTFLPTTQSYSGPGSPYWASKGFIGLLLPPEHPVWSDPEESVPLDDADQVRSMPAPGWLIHASRHDQLVRLVNHGADHAPPVEPSGVEPAGDPHYDRLAYANHAGPDLTDSSARVDNQIALVDQQGRTSVRGRIRRLSIGARSAASWHKAWLGEDGPWAIETASVVHGGWEIRCSLVEGPAGALVRSGGYAVASDSLPSATVGEGWASARNADGLMSAVVGLHGYAESGVHRDLGANPFGPHSATPYLTAVHVGEPLVLVYAVLLTRDAIPPQALADGIELVVSGHEITITLPGSGTETVRLGNR is encoded by the coding sequence ATGACCCGCCTCGTGCTCCCCGCCACCGACCGCGTTCTGTCCCGCCAGACCGGCTGGGTCCGGGCCCACTGGGAGGCACTCGCGGATCACCTGCTCGACTCACTGGTCCCCTACACCTCTCCCGGCGCCGCCCGCCTCGTCATCCCCGGCCGGCCCAGTCGCTCGGGAACGGATTCCGACGAACTGGAGGGTTTCGCGCGCTCGTTCATGCTCGCCGCGTTCCGGATCGCCGGGGTCCGCGGCAAAGGGTGCGAGAAGCTGATCGAGCGGTATGCCCGGGGTGTCGCCAACGGGGCGAATCCCGACCATCCGGAGGCGTGGCTGCGCCTCACCCCGCGCTCCCAGCAGATGGTCGAGGCGGCGGCGATCGCGGTCGCGCTGCACGAGTCCCGCGAGTGGATCTGGGATCGGCTCGACACCCGCGCGCAGGAGCACGTGGCCGAGTGGCTCGGTGGCTTCATCGGGTCGACCACGCACGACAACAACTGGCGGCTGTTCCAGGTCGTCAGCGAGCAGTTCCTCGCCTCGGTGGGCGCGCCGTACTCGAAGGAGGACATCGAGGGCGGCCTGGACCGGATCGAGGACTGGTACGTCGGCGACGGCTGGTACTCCGACGGCGACGGGCAGAACTTCGACAACTACATCGGCTGGGCGATGCACCTCTACCCGGGGCTGTGGACCCGGATGGCGGCGGCGACCCCCGGCACGGAGTACGACGATCGGCTCAAGGTCTACCGCGATCGGCTCCAGCTGTTCCTCGACGACGCGGTGCATCTGGTCGGCAACGACGGCGCGCCGATCTACCAAGGCCGGTCGCTGACCTATCGGATGGCCGCGGCAACGCCGTACTGGATGGGGCAACTCCTCGACGCGTCGCCACTGAGCCCGGGTCAGACGCGACGGCTGTGCTCCGGGATCGCACGGCACTTCGTGCAGCACGGGGTGCCTGACGAGCGCGGGCTGCTCACGCTCGGCTGGTACGACACGTTCCTGCCGACGACACAGTCGTACTCCGGCCCGGGCTCGCCGTACTGGGCAAGCAAGGGTTTCATCGGGCTACTGCTGCCGCCGGAGCATCCGGTGTGGAGCGATCCCGAGGAGAGCGTGCCGCTCGACGATGCGGACCAGGTGCGCTCCATGCCAGCGCCGGGCTGGCTGATCCACGCGAGCCGTCACGACCAGTTGGTGCGACTGGTCAACCACGGCGCCGACCACGCTCCCCCGGTCGAGCCTTCCGGCGTCGAGCCCGCGGGCGATCCGCACTACGACCGGCTGGCGTACGCGAACCACGCCGGGCCCGATCTCACCGATTCCTCAGCACGGGTCGACAACCAGATCGCATTGGTCGACCAGCAGGGCCGTACTTCGGTGCGCGGGCGGATCCGGCGGCTCTCCATCGGGGCGCGCTCGGCGGCTTCGTGGCACAAGGCGTGGCTGGGTGAGGACGGTCCGTGGGCGATCGAGACGGCGTCCGTCGTCCATGGCGGCTGGGAGATCCGCTGTTCGCTCGTCGAGGGGCCTGCGGGTGCGCTCGTTCGCAGCGGTGGTTACGCGGTCGCCAGCGACTCCTTGCCCTCGGCAACGGTCGGCGAAGGATGGGCGTCCGCGCGGAACGCCGACGGACTGATGTCGGCGGTGGTCGGCCTGCACGGGTACGCCGAGTCGGGGGTGCATCGTGATCTCGGTGCGAACCCGTTCGGCCCGCACTCGGCCACGCCGTACCTCACCGCGGTCCACGTCGGCGAGCCACTGGTGCTGGTGTACGCCGTCTTGCTGACCAGGGACGCGATCCCTCCGCAGGCGCTTGCGGACGGCATCGAACTGGTCGTGAGCGGTCACGAGATCACGATCACACTGCCCGGTTCAGGAACGGAGACGGTTCGGCTCGGGAACCGCTGA
- a CDS encoding tyrosine-type recombinase/integrase produces the protein MNDRPDSEPISDVLVVWESVSAPGTGDEVPAAGAGAGAGDEMPAPGASDGEPDPGTGDGVPTPGAGDQVTLAGDGSWPGVDDAAAFQRLVMEWLTQYANQGTRQTYAYALGIPQEWAVWSPTQPSDAATSLAGGAAAGVVRAKPPAAQSGLLYDLAWFRWCAGRAMDPREATGAHVKAWLHTLDAAGASKRTRQRMLSTLSAFYAYLTEVGAVPANPAALNRSRLGLNRSARDASPTIRLTATQLKALLDAAAHLPNRTRHRNLYAARAVAVVALLTLGLRVSELVGLDRDNLMVSGGEPMLRVLGKGGVHREVYLTELASAALETYLAERDRTAEATAPAVRGRTNAAVTPLIATRDGGRCSRFDMNALLRRIAVQAGPALADVADRIHPHALRHAYVTIALEQEARIQHIQADVGHASIATTQYYDRNRRTRATTAADLVEAAIQAASPTPED, from the coding sequence ATGAACGACCGCCCAGACAGTGAGCCGATAAGCGACGTGCTGGTTGTGTGGGAGTCGGTGTCTGCGCCCGGCACAGGTGACGAGGTGCCTGCTGCGGGTGCGGGTGCGGGTGCGGGTGACGAGATGCCTGCGCCGGGTGCGAGTGACGGGGAGCCTGACCCCGGCACAGGTGACGGGGTGCCTACACCTGGCGCGGGGGATCAGGTGACGCTGGCCGGCGACGGGAGTTGGCCCGGTGTTGACGACGCAGCGGCGTTTCAGCGGCTCGTGATGGAGTGGCTGACCCAGTACGCGAACCAGGGGACCCGGCAGACCTACGCCTACGCCCTGGGCATACCGCAGGAGTGGGCGGTCTGGAGCCCAACGCAGCCGTCAGACGCGGCAACCAGCCTGGCCGGCGGCGCGGCGGCGGGCGTAGTACGAGCGAAGCCTCCTGCTGCTCAAAGTGGGCTGTTGTATGACCTGGCGTGGTTCAGGTGGTGTGCAGGGCGCGCAATGGACCCGCGCGAAGCCACCGGAGCCCACGTGAAGGCCTGGCTTCACACCCTCGACGCAGCAGGCGCCAGCAAGCGCACCAGACAGCGGATGCTGTCCACCCTCTCCGCGTTCTACGCCTACCTCACAGAAGTTGGCGCAGTCCCAGCAAACCCCGCCGCACTCAACCGCTCCCGACTGGGCCTCAACCGCAGCGCCCGAGACGCGTCGCCCACCATCCGCCTCACCGCAACGCAACTCAAAGCCCTGCTCGACGCAGCGGCGCACCTGCCCAACCGCACTCGTCACCGCAACCTGTACGCCGCCCGCGCGGTAGCCGTCGTCGCTCTGCTGACCCTCGGCCTCCGCGTCTCCGAGTTGGTCGGCCTGGACCGCGACAACCTCATGGTCTCCGGCGGTGAACCCATGCTGCGCGTCCTCGGCAAGGGCGGTGTCCACCGCGAGGTCTACCTCACCGAACTGGCCTCCGCAGCGCTAGAGACCTACCTAGCCGAGCGTGACCGCACAGCCGAAGCCACAGCACCCGCAGTACGAGGCCGTACGAACGCAGCCGTCACCCCGCTCATCGCAACCCGCGACGGCGGCCGGTGCTCCCGCTTCGACATGAACGCGCTGCTGCGGCGAATCGCAGTACAGGCAGGCCCTGCGCTGGCAGACGTAGCCGACCGCATCCACCCGCACGCCCTCCGCCACGCCTACGTCACGATCGCTCTCGAGCAGGAAGCCCGCATCCAGCACATCCAGGCCGACGTCGGCCACGCGAGCATCGCCACCACGCAGTACTACGACCGCAACCGCCGCACTCGTGCCACCACCGCCGCGGACCTCGTCGAAGCCGCGATCCAGGCAGCCTCGCCGACGCCGGAAGACTGA
- a CDS encoding acyl-CoA thioesterase produces MPESLEDLVELLDLEKLDADVYRGRQPQTSAQRVFGGQVLGQALVAASDTIEPERVVHSLHGYFLRPGDTAVPIEYQVERIRDGKSFSSRRVVASQRDRTIFYMSASYQRPEPGLDHSDPMPTDLVPPEEAPTLASVFEQASGRKAEDWNKEWAALDVRLAALSGRQFWIRAAGKLPGDSALHACVLAYASDLTLLGASLLPHGIIIGDKRIQPASLDHALWFHRPFRADEWLLYDQASPSASGARGFATGRLFSSDGVLVASVAQEGLIRPVGLDLEEEQG; encoded by the coding sequence ATGCCTGAGTCGTTGGAGGATCTGGTCGAGCTGCTCGACCTGGAGAAGCTCGATGCCGATGTCTACCGGGGCCGGCAGCCGCAGACGTCGGCCCAGCGGGTCTTCGGCGGACAGGTGCTCGGCCAGGCGCTGGTGGCGGCCAGCGACACGATCGAGCCCGAGCGGGTCGTGCACTCGCTGCACGGCTACTTCCTGCGGCCGGGCGACACCGCAGTACCGATCGAGTACCAGGTCGAGCGGATCAGGGACGGCAAGTCGTTCAGCAGCCGCCGGGTGGTCGCTTCGCAGCGCGACAGGACGATCTTCTACATGTCGGCGTCGTACCAGCGTCCCGAGCCCGGGCTGGACCACTCCGATCCGATGCCGACCGACCTCGTTCCGCCGGAGGAGGCGCCGACGCTGGCCTCGGTCTTCGAGCAGGCGTCCGGCCGCAAGGCCGAGGACTGGAACAAGGAGTGGGCCGCGCTCGACGTACGGCTGGCAGCGCTCAGCGGGCGGCAGTTCTGGATTCGTGCCGCAGGCAAGCTTCCGGGCGATTCGGCCTTGCATGCTTGCGTTTTGGCGTATGCGAGTGACCTGACGTTGCTCGGGGCAAGCTTGTTGCCACACGGCATCATCATCGGCGACAAGCGGATCCAGCCGGCCTCGCTGGATCACGCGCTCTGGTTCCACCGGCCGTTCCGGGCCGACGAGTGGCTGCTGTACGACCAGGCCTCGCCGTCTGCCTCCGGAGCGCGCGGCTTCGCCACCGGCCGGCTCTTCAGCTCCGACGGCGTGCTGGTCGCCTCGGTCGCGCAGGAGGGCCTGATCCGGCCGGTCGGTCTGGACCTGGAGGAAGAACAGGGTTGA
- a CDS encoding hydroxyacid dehydrogenase: MRTEPDPALPTAQPGPPTGRPAAAPTTATTAATAGESTAARPAVMLAMNESSRVRVLVPQVRARLERVADVLPVGPGAAFLADPAIRDALAETEVLLTGWGCPAITPEVLAAAPKLQAIIHAAGSVKSFVDPAVFDRGIQVTSAVVANALPVAEFTVATIVLSGKRAFRLSAEYKNSRRKPDPSFVPGNYGSTVGLLGASRIGRMVADRLRAFDLEVLISDPYLTAAEAADFGAELVDLDALFSRSDILSVHAPLLPETVGMVDARLLGLLRDGSVLINTSRGRIIDAAALEKECRSGRLDGVLDVTDPEPLPPDSPLLDLPNVFLTPHLAGAVGNEVARLGELAVGEVERFAAGVPLHHTITAADLGRIA; this comes from the coding sequence GTGCGCACCGAACCAGACCCCGCCCTGCCCACCGCCCAGCCCGGCCCGCCCACCGGCCGGCCCGCCGCCGCGCCGACCACCGCGACCACCGCGGCCACCGCCGGCGAGTCGACCGCTGCCCGGCCCGCTGTGATGCTCGCGATGAACGAGTCGAGCCGGGTCCGGGTGCTGGTTCCGCAGGTCCGGGCCCGGCTCGAGCGCGTCGCCGACGTTCTGCCGGTCGGTCCGGGCGCCGCCTTCCTCGCCGATCCCGCGATCCGGGACGCTCTGGCCGAGACCGAGGTGCTGCTGACCGGCTGGGGCTGCCCGGCGATCACGCCCGAGGTGCTCGCGGCCGCGCCCAAGCTGCAGGCGATCATCCATGCGGCCGGGTCGGTGAAGAGCTTCGTCGACCCGGCCGTCTTCGACCGCGGCATCCAGGTGACCTCGGCCGTCGTGGCCAACGCCCTGCCGGTCGCGGAATTCACCGTCGCCACCATCGTCCTGAGCGGCAAGCGGGCGTTCCGGCTCAGCGCGGAGTACAAGAACTCCCGGCGCAAGCCGGACCCGAGCTTCGTGCCCGGCAACTACGGCAGCACGGTCGGCCTGCTCGGCGCCTCCCGGATCGGCCGGATGGTCGCCGACCGCCTACGCGCGTTCGACCTCGAAGTACTGATCAGTGACCCGTATCTGACCGCCGCCGAGGCCGCTGATTTCGGCGCCGAACTGGTTGATCTGGACGCTCTGTTCAGCCGCAGCGACATCCTGAGCGTGCACGCCCCGCTGCTGCCCGAGACCGTCGGGATGGTCGACGCTCGGCTGCTCGGGCTGCTGAGGGACGGCTCGGTACTGATCAACACCTCACGCGGCCGAATCATCGACGCCGCGGCGCTGGAGAAGGAGTGCCGATCCGGTCGTCTCGATGGCGTTCTCGACGTCACCGACCCGGAGCCGCTGCCGCCGGACTCGCCTTTGCTCGACCTGCCGAACGTGTTCCTGACGCCGCACCTGGCCGGTGCCGTCGGCAACGAGGTCGCCCGGCTCGGCGAATTGGCGGTAGGTGAGGTGGAACGCTTCGCGGCCGGCGTGCCTCTTCACCACACGATCACCGCCGCCGACCTCGGGAGGATCGCATGA
- a CDS encoding ferritin produces the protein MSTYAKLLQEQIRNEFTASQQYTAVAVWYDDQDLPQLAGHFYKQSLEERNHAMMMVQYLLDMDIRPQIPGVGDVVNDFKSALEPLELALQQEITVTKQIETLARTARDDGDYVGEQFMQWFLKEQVEEVSAMTTLVNVAKRAGDNLFHLEDFLAREVSSANTTDPTAPAAAGGTV, from the coding sequence ATGAGCACGTACGCGAAACTCCTTCAAGAACAGATCCGCAACGAATTCACGGCGTCCCAGCAGTACACGGCCGTCGCGGTCTGGTACGACGACCAGGACCTGCCGCAACTCGCGGGGCACTTCTACAAGCAGTCGCTGGAGGAGCGCAACCACGCGATGATGATGGTCCAGTACCTGCTGGACATGGACATCCGCCCGCAGATCCCGGGCGTCGGCGACGTGGTGAACGACTTCAAGTCCGCGCTCGAGCCGCTCGAACTCGCGCTGCAGCAGGAGATCACGGTCACCAAGCAGATCGAGACGCTGGCCCGGACCGCCCGCGACGACGGCGACTACGTCGGCGAGCAGTTCATGCAGTGGTTCCTGAAGGAGCAGGTCGAGGAGGTCTCCGCGATGACCACGTTGGTCAACGTCGCGAAGCGGGCCGGTGACAATCTGTTCCACCTCGAGGACTTCCTGGCCCGCGAGGTCTCCAGCGCCAACACCACCGACCCGACCGCCCCAGCCGCCGCCGGCGGAACGGTCTGA